The Theropithecus gelada isolate Dixy chromosome 11, Tgel_1.0, whole genome shotgun sequence genome includes a region encoding these proteins:
- the SNRPF gene encoding small nuclear ribonucleoprotein F — MSLPLNPKPFLNGLTGKPVMVKLKWGMEYKGYLVSVDGYMNMQLANTEEYIDGALSGHLGEVLIRCNNVLYIRGVEEEEEDGEMRE, encoded by the exons ATG AGTTTACCCCTCAATCCCAAACCTTTCCTCAATGGACTAACAGGAAAGCCAGTGATGGTGAAACTTAAGTGGGGAATGGAGTACAAGGGCTATCTGGTATCTGTAGATGGCTACATGAACATGCAG cTTGCAAATACAGAAGAATACATAGATGGAGCTTTGTCTGGACATCTGGGTGAAGTTTTAATAAG GTGTAATAATGTCCTTTATATCAGAGGtgtggaagaagaggaagaagatggggAAATGAGAGAATAG